In the Pseudomonas sp. ADAK2 genome, one interval contains:
- a CDS encoding ABC transporter substrate-binding protein has protein sequence MLKFLFAVLLTLGSVLGPGAQAASVLFLNPGSTTEAFWISYSQFMQAAANDLGMDLQILYSQRMPELTIAQARTALQGPDRPDYLVFANEQYVAPQILRLAQGSGVKLFMVNASLTDNQLSLLGDRPDRLGSLVPNDEEGGYLMLQELIRQHPPVQPGQSIELLAFSGLKITPSAQLREKGMLRALAEHPEVRLRQLVYSGWTRERAYEQAKLLLRRYPKVTLVWSANDEMAFGAMQAFAENGGTPGKDGWFSAFNTSPAALKAVVDGRLSVLLGGHFTLGGWAMVELHDIDQGVDLNQYGGRDRLIPLLQVIDKAQAKRLLAMGDAPDFGVNFRQLSAKGRPTSYRYPFSLQTLMH, from the coding sequence ATGTTGAAGTTTCTGTTTGCTGTCTTGCTGACGCTTGGCTCGGTCCTCGGACCCGGTGCCCAGGCGGCGTCGGTGCTGTTTCTCAATCCCGGCAGCACCACGGAAGCGTTCTGGATCAGCTACTCGCAATTCATGCAGGCGGCGGCCAATGATTTGGGCATGGACTTGCAGATTCTCTATTCCCAACGCATGCCCGAGCTGACGATTGCCCAGGCCCGCACCGCGCTGCAAGGGCCTGATCGGCCGGACTATCTGGTATTCGCCAACGAACAATACGTCGCCCCGCAAATCCTGCGGCTCGCCCAGGGCAGCGGGGTGAAGCTGTTCATGGTCAATGCGTCCCTGACCGACAATCAACTGAGCCTGCTGGGTGACCGCCCGGATCGCCTGGGCAGCCTGGTGCCCAACGACGAGGAGGGCGGCTACCTGATGCTTCAGGAACTGATTCGCCAGCATCCGCCCGTGCAACCGGGCCAATCCATCGAGCTGCTGGCGTTTTCCGGGCTGAAAATCACCCCGTCGGCGCAACTGCGGGAAAAAGGCATGCTGCGGGCCCTGGCCGAGCACCCGGAAGTGCGCTTGCGGCAACTGGTCTACAGCGGCTGGACCCGTGAACGGGCCTACGAGCAAGCAAAACTGCTGTTGCGGCGTTACCCGAAGGTGACGCTGGTGTGGTCGGCCAATGATGAAATGGCGTTCGGTGCCATGCAGGCGTTTGCGGAGAACGGGGGCACGCCGGGCAAGGATGGGTGGTTCAGCGCCTTCAATACCTCTCCCGCCGCGCTGAAGGCTGTCGTTGACGGGCGCCTGAGCGTGTTGCTCGGCGGACATTTCACCCTGGGCGGTTGGGCAATGGTGGAACTGCACGATATCGATCAGGGCGTGGACCTGAATCAGTACGGTGGCCGTGACCGGCTGATTCCGTTGTTGCAGGTGATCGACAAGGCCCAGGCCAAGCGGTTGCTGGCCATGGGTGATGCGCCGGATTTCGGGGTGAACTTCCGCCAGCTGTCGGCCAAGGGGCGGCCGACCTCCTATCGCTATCCGTTCAGCCTGCAAACGTTAATGCACTGA
- a CDS encoding DUF2970 domain-containing protein, which yields MDDPVDNKPPTLWQMLHSVVAAAFGVQSGKNRARDFTHGKPSHFVILGVLFTAIFALSLFGIVKLILLLAGV from the coding sequence ATGGACGATCCAGTCGACAACAAGCCACCGACCCTGTGGCAGATGCTACACAGCGTGGTAGCCGCAGCGTTCGGGGTGCAGAGCGGGAAGAACCGCGCCCGGGACTTTACTCATGGCAAGCCGAGTCACTTCGTGATTCTCGGGGTTTTGTTCACGGCGATTTTTGCGCTGTCGCTGTTCGGCATCGTGAAACTGATCTTGCTGCTGGCAGGGGTTTGA